From the Photobacterium sp. GJ3 genome, one window contains:
- a CDS encoding transposase, which translates to MTTARSQLISVEATPYYHCVSRCVRRSFLCGYDELTQTSYEHRRGWVEKRLKRIASVFCIDVCAYAIMSNHYHLVLHINTKRVHQLSEYEVIQRWLTLHQAPVLIQRYLKGEISSKSEQKACLAIIRTWRERLCSISWFMRLLNQFIASEANREDDCTGHFWEGRFKSQALLDDKALAAAMAYVDLNPVRAGVAETPETSDFTSVKTRIESLRQTKASAPSLFPFAGNPRKDMPDGLPFRLLDYLKLLDWTGRQIKAGKHGQIESRQQPILARLGLNHQTWLKICTQIEKGALIGSPAAIQSALPSLNRQRRTGLQIP; encoded by the coding sequence ATGACCACAGCACGCAGCCAACTGATCAGTGTCGAAGCAACGCCCTATTACCATTGTGTTTCTCGGTGTGTCCGTCGCTCTTTTCTTTGCGGGTACGATGAGTTGACTCAGACGAGCTATGAACACCGTCGCGGCTGGGTCGAAAAGCGATTGAAGCGGATTGCCAGCGTCTTTTGCATTGATGTTTGTGCTTACGCAATCATGAGTAATCACTATCATTTAGTGCTGCATATCAACACCAAGCGAGTCCATCAACTTTCTGAATACGAGGTCATTCAGCGCTGGCTCACGTTGCACCAGGCGCCGGTACTGATTCAGCGGTACTTAAAGGGGGAAATTTCATCGAAGTCTGAGCAAAAGGCATGCCTCGCAATCATCCGAACCTGGCGGGAAAGACTCTGCTCCATTAGTTGGTTCATGCGGCTTCTCAATCAATTCATTGCCAGTGAAGCCAATCGAGAAGACGATTGTACGGGTCACTTTTGGGAAGGTCGTTTCAAAAGTCAGGCGTTGCTGGATGATAAAGCGTTGGCCGCCGCCATGGCCTATGTCGACTTGAACCCGGTTCGGGCCGGGGTTGCTGAGACACCGGAAACATCCGACTTTACATCGGTAAAAACACGGATTGAATCACTTCGACAAACGAAAGCCTCTGCACCTTCTCTGTTTCCTTTCGCTGGAAATCCGAGAAAAGACATGCCGGACGGACTCCCGTTCCGCTTGTTGGATTATCTGAAACTCCTCGACTGGACCGGGCGGCAAATCAAAGCGGGCAAACATGGCCAAATTGAATCAAGGCAACAGCCCATTCTGGCACGACTCGGCTTGAATCATCAGACATGGTTGAAAATCTGTACACAAATCGAGAAAGGTGCACTCATTGGCTCCCCTGCTGCCATTCAATCGGCCTTGCCATCATTGAATCGACAGCGGAGAACGGGATTACAAATTCCGTAA
- a CDS encoding ABC transporter ATP-binding protein: MPLLSVENLTIRIGNNPLTQPVVNDLSFTLSEQETLCIAGESGSGKSLTSLAIMRLLPQVAQVSSGKILFGEKDLLLQSEAQMQRLRGHEIAMIFQDPMMSLNPIMTAGQQIVEAIQAHRKVSAAQARKEAIALLDAVKVPRAEKRFSQYPHEMSGGMLQRIMIAIALVGQPKILIADEPTTALDVTIQAQILSLLNELKADFNAGVIMITHDMGVVAEMANQVVVMNRGNVEEYSDVETLFTSPQAAYTQKLLAAVPKLGNAPTMTAIEKPDPLLEVDNLSVHFDLDAPFWARERYQVRAVDGVSFSLARGETLGIVGESGCGKSTTGKALMNMVPFSGSAMLNGTELNGLKGDAFMAVRKDIQMIFQDPYSSLNPRKSIFQLLREPLLIHNICSKHEVRDHAAALMAQVELSPDMLDRYPHQFSGGQRQRIGIARAIASQPKLVIADESVSALDVSVQAQVLELLGRLQQELQLSFLFISHDMAVIEQVSHRVAVMYSGRIVEMGPRDEVLHAPQHTYTQRLMQAVPIADVRVKRDLSLVLSQHQIPDPIHPVSSEVQPPEYRHVSQHHIVAI, from the coding sequence ATGCCGTTATTGTCGGTTGAAAACCTAACCATCCGAATCGGAAACAATCCTCTGACTCAACCTGTGGTGAACGATTTGTCGTTCACCCTTTCCGAGCAGGAAACGCTCTGTATTGCCGGAGAATCAGGGAGTGGGAAGTCGTTGACCAGCCTTGCCATCATGAGGTTATTGCCTCAGGTTGCCCAGGTAAGCAGCGGTAAGATTCTCTTTGGTGAAAAAGACTTGCTGCTTCAGTCAGAAGCACAAATGCAACGGTTGCGTGGCCATGAGATTGCGATGATTTTTCAAGATCCCATGATGTCGCTCAACCCAATTATGACGGCTGGCCAGCAGATTGTGGAAGCGATTCAAGCGCACCGGAAGGTTTCTGCTGCTCAAGCTAGAAAAGAAGCGATTGCATTGCTCGATGCCGTGAAAGTCCCTCGTGCAGAAAAACGTTTCTCGCAATATCCGCATGAAATGTCCGGCGGGATGCTGCAACGCATCATGATCGCGATTGCTTTGGTCGGGCAGCCGAAAATCCTGATTGCCGATGAACCCACAACCGCCCTTGATGTCACGATTCAAGCCCAAATCCTAAGTTTACTGAATGAATTGAAAGCCGATTTCAATGCCGGTGTCATCATGATCACGCACGATATGGGTGTTGTTGCCGAAATGGCCAATCAGGTTGTGGTCATGAACCGTGGCAACGTGGAAGAGTACAGCGATGTTGAAACCCTGTTTACGTCACCCCAAGCGGCATATACCCAAAAACTGTTAGCAGCGGTTCCAAAACTTGGAAACGCGCCAACGATGACAGCGATTGAGAAGCCTGACCCGCTGCTCGAAGTGGACAATCTGTCGGTACATTTTGACTTGGATGCCCCCTTTTGGGCTCGTGAGCGTTATCAGGTTCGTGCGGTCGATGGTGTCAGTTTCTCTCTTGCACGGGGAGAAACACTGGGCATTGTCGGAGAAAGTGGCTGCGGGAAATCAACCACAGGAAAAGCACTCATGAACATGGTGCCATTTTCCGGTAGTGCGATGCTGAACGGCACAGAACTTAACGGTCTGAAAGGTGATGCTTTCATGGCGGTGCGCAAAGATATCCAAATGATCTTTCAAGACCCGTACAGCTCACTCAATCCGAGAAAAAGTATTTTTCAGCTGCTGCGAGAGCCACTGTTAATCCACAATATTTGTTCAAAGCATGAAGTGCGTGACCATGCTGCAGCTTTAATGGCGCAGGTGGAACTTTCTCCGGATATGCTTGATCGCTATCCACACCAATTTTCTGGCGGCCAACGCCAACGCATTGGTATTGCACGCGCGATTGCCTCTCAGCCTAAACTGGTGATTGCCGACGAATCGGTGTCTGCTCTTGATGTCTCTGTTCAGGCCCAAGTGCTTGAGTTACTTGGGCGGTTACAACAAGAGCTCCAGCTCAGTTTTCTGTTTATTTCACATGACATGGCTGTGATAGAACAGGTGAGTCATCGCGTCGCGGTGATGTATTCAGGCAGAATTGTTGAGATGGGACCCAGAGATGAAGTGTTACACGCCCCTCAGCACACTTACACGCAACGTCTGATGCAAGCTGTACCGATTGCGGATGTTCGTGTGAAGCGAGATCTATCGTTAGTCTTGTCACAGCATCAGATCCCTGATCCCATCCATCCGGTGTCCAGTGAAGTTCAGCCACCTGAGTATCGCCATGTGTCTCAGCATCATATTGTGGCTATTTGA
- a CDS encoding ABC transporter substrate-binding protein, whose product MKKSVLSAIVAVLFSASATSADMADMADIKQGGQMIVTYKDDVTTLDPAIGYDWQNWSMIKSLFDGLMDYVPGTTELTTDLAESYEISEDGKIYTFKIKPNIQFHNGRKVTAADFKYSIERVIRPETQSPGAGFFGSLKDFSSLNRGEVNTLSSIKVLDDHTLSFELSRPDATFLHVLAINFSFVVPKEVVEQQGADFGKHPVGTGAFKLGEWKLGQYLTFVRNDKYDVPGLPYLDEIRFEVGQEPIVALLRLEKGEIDIAGDGIPPAKFLQMRNNPNYQSMIVEGDQLHTGYVTMNVNIAPFNDLKVRQAINMAIDKARIVQIINGRAVPANQPLPPAMPGYSSSYQGYAFDQDKARALLTEAGFPNGFTTELYVANTDPQPRIAQAIQQDLAKIGVKASIKALAQANVIAAGGHASQAPMIWSGGMAWIADFPDPSNFYAPILGCSGAVDGGWNWAWYCNEELDQQAAQADAMVDAGQQQARMKAWENIYTSVMKDAPWVPVFHEKRFTIRSERLGGDKAIFVDPVHIPVHYEKVWVKDVQ is encoded by the coding sequence ATGAAAAAAAGTGTGTTATCCGCGATTGTCGCTGTTTTATTTTCCGCCAGTGCGACTTCGGCAGACATGGCAGACATGGCAGACATCAAGCAAGGCGGACAGATGATTGTCACTTATAAAGATGATGTCACAACGCTCGACCCGGCCATAGGTTACGACTGGCAAAACTGGTCGATGATTAAAAGCCTCTTTGACGGGTTAATGGATTACGTACCTGGTACCACAGAGCTCACGACAGATCTTGCCGAAAGCTATGAAATTTCTGAAGACGGTAAAATTTATACATTCAAAATCAAACCGAATATTCAGTTCCACAACGGGCGAAAAGTTACCGCTGCCGACTTTAAGTATTCCATTGAGCGGGTGATCCGGCCTGAAACCCAAAGCCCGGGTGCTGGCTTTTTTGGATCGCTCAAGGACTTTTCCAGCCTCAATCGTGGTGAAGTCAACACGCTTTCAAGTATCAAAGTGCTTGATGACCACACGTTGAGTTTTGAGCTATCCCGTCCGGATGCCACTTTCCTTCATGTATTAGCCATCAATTTTTCGTTTGTTGTCCCTAAGGAAGTGGTTGAACAGCAAGGCGCTGATTTTGGTAAACATCCCGTCGGGACCGGGGCATTCAAGTTAGGGGAATGGAAACTGGGCCAGTATCTGACATTTGTTCGAAATGATAAGTACGATGTCCCGGGATTGCCTTACCTGGATGAAATCCGTTTTGAAGTGGGCCAGGAGCCCATTGTGGCCCTGCTCCGACTTGAGAAAGGTGAGATTGATATTGCCGGCGACGGCATCCCGCCTGCGAAGTTTCTGCAAATGCGCAACAACCCAAATTACCAGTCGATGATTGTCGAAGGTGATCAACTCCATACGGGTTATGTCACCATGAACGTCAATATAGCTCCTTTTAATGACCTCAAAGTGCGCCAAGCGATCAACATGGCCATCGATAAAGCCCGGATCGTCCAGATCATCAACGGCCGAGCAGTGCCTGCGAACCAACCCTTGCCTCCCGCGATGCCCGGTTATTCATCCAGCTATCAAGGCTACGCGTTTGATCAAGACAAAGCGCGAGCCTTGCTGACAGAAGCCGGCTTTCCAAACGGTTTCACCACCGAGCTCTATGTGGCAAATACCGACCCTCAGCCACGAATCGCACAGGCGATTCAGCAGGATCTGGCCAAAATCGGTGTGAAAGCGAGTATCAAAGCACTGGCGCAGGCCAATGTGATTGCCGCCGGTGGTCATGCCTCACAAGCGCCCATGATTTGGTCTGGCGGTATGGCGTGGATTGCCGATTTCCCGGATCCATCGAACTTTTATGCCCCCATTCTGGGCTGTAGCGGTGCCGTTGATGGTGGCTGGAACTGGGCTTGGTACTGTAATGAAGAATTAGATCAACAAGCTGCGCAAGCGGATGCCATGGTGGATGCAGGCCAACAACAGGCACGCATGAAAGCTTGGGAAAACATCTATACCAGCGTGATGAAAGATGCGCCTTGGGTGCCGGTGTTCCACGAAAAACGGTTCACCATCCGCTCTGAACGTCTTGGCGGCGACAAAGCCATTTTTGTCGATCCGGTTCATATTCCTGTTCACTACGAAAAAGTATGGGTGAAAGATGTGCAATAA
- a CDS encoding ABC transporter permease, which translates to MIDYLFKRLLHAALILLGVTFITYLLLYLLPADPVRQIAGRSATPETIENIRQQLGLDLPFYQQYWRYLTSLLQGDMGRSWLQKTEVAELIAARLPASLSLLAAGIGVELMIGLSLGIIAALKRNSLIDRSLMIFSFIGVSSPHFVAAMLFLYLFAVQWSWLPIGGYGTWQHLVLPAVTLGLLGSGWYSRMMRSSMIEVLHQDYIRTAKAKGLSRTRILFRHIIPNALLPIISMIAIDIGIFIGGMVVVESVFGWPGIGQLAWQAIQRVDIPIIVGVTLVSAVAIVMANLLADLVSPWIDPRIDLKKL; encoded by the coding sequence ATGATTGATTACCTTTTCAAACGTTTACTGCATGCGGCATTGATTTTACTCGGTGTAACATTCATTACGTATTTACTGCTTTATCTGCTCCCCGCCGATCCAGTACGCCAAATTGCAGGGCGAAGTGCGACACCGGAAACCATTGAAAATATCCGACAACAACTTGGGTTGGATCTGCCTTTTTATCAGCAGTACTGGCGCTATCTTACCTCGCTCTTGCAGGGTGATATGGGACGTTCATGGTTGCAAAAAACCGAAGTCGCTGAACTGATTGCTGCGCGATTGCCTGCCTCCCTTTCGTTATTGGCTGCTGGCATTGGTGTCGAACTCATGATTGGTCTGTCGTTAGGGATCATCGCTGCGCTGAAAAGAAACAGTCTGATCGATCGCAGCCTCATGATCTTCTCCTTTATTGGCGTTTCATCGCCTCATTTTGTTGCGGCCATGCTGTTCCTCTATCTGTTTGCCGTGCAATGGTCGTGGCTCCCTATTGGAGGTTATGGGACCTGGCAACATCTGGTTCTCCCCGCGGTAACGCTCGGATTGTTAGGCAGTGGTTGGTATTCACGCATGATGCGTTCTTCCATGATTGAAGTACTGCACCAAGATTATATCCGCACAGCAAAAGCCAAAGGTTTAAGCCGTACGCGCATTTTATTTCGCCATATTATCCCAAATGCGCTACTCCCCATTATTTCTATGATTGCCATTGATATCGGTATTTTCATCGGCGGTATGGTGGTGGTGGAATCGGTATTTGGTTGGCCCGGTATTGGTCAACTCGCTTGGCAGGCGATTCAGCGGGTCGATATTCCCATTATTGTCGGCGTCACTCTGGTTTCTGCAGTTGCCATTGTCATGGCAAACCTATTGGCGGATTTGGTCTCACCATGGATTGATCCAAGGATTGATCTCAAGAAACTCTAA
- a CDS encoding ABC transporter permease produces MFSRISVIFSLFIIVLIVVLAVGAPWLAPFDPTEQFFDGLTLEGAPLPPNTTYWFGTDLLGRDLFSRIMYGAQTSLLIGVVANGIAILIGTMVGVLAAYLKGWLGTVLMRFTDLMMAFPALLLAIALAAIFQPSLWIVALVIALVNWVQIARVVYSETLAISEKDFIAAEKAIGVGASTILFSHILPHLIPTMLVWATLGISTTVLLEATLSYLGIGVQPPIPSWGNIIFENQTYFTIAPWLVFIPGVVIILLSLCFNIVGDALRDALDPTLNGRDDA; encoded by the coding sequence ATGTTCTCTCGGATATCTGTAATTTTCTCATTATTTATCATTGTCTTGATTGTTGTTTTGGCCGTCGGCGCTCCCTGGTTAGCTCCTTTTGATCCCACGGAGCAGTTTTTTGATGGCCTGACCCTGGAAGGCGCGCCATTACCACCCAATACAACCTACTGGTTTGGCACCGATCTCTTAGGACGCGATCTGTTTTCTCGGATTATGTATGGTGCTCAAACATCGCTGTTGATTGGTGTGGTGGCAAATGGCATCGCCATTCTGATTGGCACTATGGTGGGTGTATTGGCCGCTTATCTCAAAGGATGGTTGGGGACTGTCCTGATGCGATTTACCGATCTCATGATGGCCTTTCCTGCATTGCTGCTTGCGATTGCACTGGCTGCTATTTTCCAACCCAGTTTATGGATTGTGGCACTGGTCATTGCTTTAGTGAATTGGGTGCAAATTGCCCGGGTTGTTTATTCAGAAACACTGGCCATCAGTGAGAAAGATTTTATTGCGGCTGAAAAAGCGATTGGGGTCGGTGCGTCTACGATATTGTTCTCTCATATTCTTCCGCATTTAATTCCTACCATGCTGGTTTGGGCAACCCTCGGAATATCCACCACAGTCCTGCTGGAAGCAACGCTTTCCTATCTTGGCATTGGTGTTCAGCCACCTATCCCAAGCTGGGGAAATATTATCTTTGAAAACCAAACGTACTTTACGATTGCGCCGTGGTTGGTGTTTATTCCAGGCGTCGTGATCATTCTTCTATCACTGTGTTTTAACATTGTTGGAGATGCCCTGCGTGATGCGCTAGACCCAACACTCAATGGAAGGGACGACGCATGA
- a CDS encoding ANTAR domain-containing response regulator: protein MNATTSINTIVLISDNERTCRQVEKASARMGIHCHTRMAYQREKTDLVLIDIQYYFNAFTPQTIITDTLPIVGLLSHGSPTEVERATQIGALAVICKPIHQSGLYAAFHMAKTLNATYNQLRQQLKAMQTRHQLRHTVINAVGQLMTEYNLSSEAAYQQLQRESMRRNVPIEQACVELTQGYVTDQRFKAGRS from the coding sequence ATGAACGCTACCACCTCAATCAATACCATTGTGCTGATCAGCGACAATGAAAGAACCTGCCGGCAAGTTGAAAAAGCGTCAGCCAGAATGGGTATTCATTGCCATACGCGAATGGCCTATCAGAGAGAAAAAACCGACTTAGTACTCATTGATATTCAGTACTATTTCAATGCTTTTACACCGCAGACAATCATCACCGATACCCTGCCAATTGTAGGTTTACTTTCCCATGGTTCTCCCACGGAAGTGGAGCGGGCTACTCAAATTGGTGCTTTGGCTGTGATCTGTAAGCCTATCCATCAGTCTGGGCTGTACGCCGCGTTTCACATGGCTAAAACGCTCAATGCGACATACAACCAGCTCCGTCAACAACTCAAAGCGATGCAGACGCGCCACCAGTTGCGCCATACCGTGATCAATGCGGTCGGACAACTGATGACGGAATACAACCTATCCAGTGAAGCGGCTTATCAGCAACTTCAACGCGAATCCATGCGGCGTAATGTCCCCATCGAGCAAGCCTGTGTGGAATTGACTCAAGGCTATGTCACTGACCAACGTTTTAAGGCAGGCCGCTCATGA
- a CDS encoding transporter substrate-binding protein: protein MDRINIGLLFSTSGTYRHLGRNGLLGALYAIEKVNGDPSYPFTLNADIRNPAGVVSDYVHHARSLLTSNIHHLVGTITSSTRKEIIPDVREYRGLLWYGIPYEGYECDENVVYHGACPNQNLLPLLEYAVKQFGKRIAILGSNYVWGWESCRIAREAILSVGGEVLDDSFYHLDTLNFDLIIQKLKQSHPDFIINNLIGDSSYAFLHQLDNQWSHSPLPVLSCNLTECELTCLNELPHLRLYSSLIFFESLNPAFVAQARQFVGTDTRITGNFVGSYLSVMSLANAIVKADSAEVDRVCAVLPEISTDSPMSVEIRIAANQHAILPCSIGERLGDSFVPVVNFPATAPNPYLVGHEFLTSTSGQETEPQRKLRLIR, encoded by the coding sequence ATGGATCGAATCAACATAGGATTATTGTTTTCGACTTCAGGCACATATCGTCATCTGGGTCGTAATGGCTTGCTCGGTGCCCTATACGCCATTGAAAAAGTGAATGGTGATCCTTCCTATCCATTTACGCTGAATGCGGATATTCGTAATCCGGCTGGCGTCGTGAGTGACTATGTGCACCATGCTCGCTCGTTACTCACCAGCAATATTCATCATTTAGTTGGCACCATCACTTCCAGCACCCGTAAAGAAATCATTCCTGATGTACGCGAGTATCGCGGTTTATTGTGGTACGGCATCCCGTATGAAGGATATGAGTGTGACGAAAATGTGGTTTATCACGGTGCATGCCCAAACCAAAATCTACTTCCATTGTTGGAATATGCGGTAAAACAGTTTGGTAAACGAATTGCCATTTTAGGATCAAACTATGTTTGGGGCTGGGAAAGTTGCCGGATTGCTCGAGAGGCGATTTTATCTGTCGGTGGCGAAGTTCTGGACGACAGCTTTTATCACCTTGATACGCTGAATTTTGACTTAATCATTCAGAAACTGAAGCAAAGCCACCCGGATTTCATCATCAACAATCTGATCGGCGACTCCAGTTATGCATTTTTGCATCAATTAGACAACCAGTGGTCTCATTCTCCTTTGCCTGTCCTCAGTTGTAACCTGACAGAGTGCGAATTAACTTGTTTGAATGAATTACCTCATTTGCGGCTTTATTCTTCCCTCATTTTCTTTGAGTCGCTCAATCCAGCGTTTGTCGCACAAGCCCGGCAGTTTGTTGGGACAGACACCAGAATCACAGGCAATTTTGTCGGGAGTTATCTGTCTGTGATGAGCCTTGCGAATGCCATTGTCAAAGCAGATTCTGCGGAAGTTGATCGAGTCTGTGCTGTGTTGCCAGAGATCTCGACCGATTCACCGATGTCGGTCGAGATACGGATTGCTGCCAATCAACATGCGATCTTACCGTGCTCGATTGGTGAACGTCTGGGCGATTCCTTTGTTCCGGTCGTGAATTTCCCTGCGACGGCACCGAACCCCTACTTAGTTGGTCATGAATTTTTGACCTCGACATCCGGTCAAGAAACTGAACCCCAGAGAAAATTGAGGTTAATCCGATGA
- a CDS encoding SDR family NAD(P)-dependent oxidoreductase, whose product MLLGDKVCVITGAASPKGIGKNTANLFHQQGAIVAILDLNQQQADEAAASVGERAFGVACDVTDKNSCDNAIAAVVERCGRVDVLINNAGITQPLKTLDITPQNYEQVTDVSLRGMLYMCQAVLPHMQKQQGGSIVNTSSVSAQRGGGIFGGPHYSAAKAGMLGLGKAMAREFGGANIRINSVTPGLILTDITGGKLTDDMKEKILTTIPLNRLGAAEDVANAFLFLASDLSSYMTGATLDVNGGMHIY is encoded by the coding sequence ATGCTTCTTGGGGATAAAGTCTGTGTCATTACCGGTGCCGCCAGTCCTAAAGGTATTGGCAAAAATACGGCAAACTTGTTCCATCAACAGGGGGCGATTGTCGCCATTCTCGATTTGAATCAACAACAGGCCGATGAAGCGGCGGCATCTGTCGGCGAGCGAGCCTTTGGCGTGGCCTGCGACGTAACGGATAAAAATTCGTGTGACAATGCCATTGCCGCGGTTGTTGAACGGTGCGGGCGGGTAGATGTGCTTATCAATAACGCAGGTATCACCCAGCCCCTCAAAACTCTGGATATCACCCCGCAAAACTATGAGCAGGTTACGGATGTCAGCCTGCGTGGCATGCTGTATATGTGTCAGGCGGTATTGCCGCATATGCAGAAGCAGCAAGGCGGTTCCATTGTGAATACCTCTTCTGTTTCTGCCCAGCGGGGCGGCGGGATTTTCGGCGGGCCGCATTACAGCGCCGCAAAAGCCGGAATGTTAGGGCTTGGCAAAGCGATGGCTCGGGAATTCGGTGGTGCTAATATCCGCATAAACAGTGTCACGCCGGGACTGATCCTGACGGACATTACCGGCGGTAAGCTGACCGATGACATGAAGGAAAAGATCCTGACAACGATTCCGTTGAACCGTTTGGGTGCGGCCGAGGACGTGGCGAACGCTTTCCTGTTTCTTGCCTCTGATCTGTCAAGTTACATGACCGGCGCCACACTCGATGTGAACGGCGGCATGCATATTTACTAG
- a CDS encoding sugar phosphate isomerase/epimerase has product MKRDISVSTGAYDGYAMPDILASMHRLGIKKVELAFIKGYVNEFTDADLNVGYAQELVGLMDSLGQQCPTFSGHINLGDDTALSQFEVRARFAAELGAKRLITNAATRETAARFFQLAPEMAAIAKAHDIIVCLENPGDRVDNILNSAKDIQPLLSRLGSDAFGINYDVGNLISHCPDLDPVEDTRLALPYSAHLHIKDAYYRNHVYHFCALGEGAIAFDTLLPHIAEDFSALSFSLELPFRLQRNDDAKPYKKPDLLTMPEIEDDLATSIAYLNKTMNLKE; this is encoded by the coding sequence ATGAAACGAGATATTTCCGTAAGCACAGGCGCTTACGATGGATACGCAATGCCGGACATTCTCGCGTCCATGCACAGGCTTGGCATCAAGAAGGTGGAACTGGCGTTTATCAAAGGTTACGTCAACGAATTTACCGATGCAGACCTGAATGTCGGCTATGCGCAGGAACTGGTTGGGCTGATGGACTCGCTCGGCCAGCAATGTCCGACCTTTTCCGGCCATATCAATTTGGGTGACGATACCGCGTTGTCGCAGTTTGAGGTACGTGCGCGCTTTGCCGCAGAACTGGGCGCAAAGCGGTTGATTACCAACGCTGCTACGCGTGAAACCGCAGCGCGATTTTTTCAGTTGGCACCGGAAATGGCCGCCATTGCCAAAGCGCACGATATTATTGTCTGTCTCGAAAATCCCGGCGATCGTGTGGATAACATCTTAAACAGCGCTAAAGATATTCAGCCTTTGCTGTCGAGATTGGGCAGCGATGCATTCGGTATTAACTACGATGTGGGGAATCTCATTTCTCATTGTCCGGATCTGGATCCGGTTGAAGATACCCGTCTGGCGCTTCCCTACAGTGCCCATCTGCATATCAAAGATGCCTATTATCGTAACCATGTTTATCACTTCTGTGCGTTGGGTGAGGGCGCAATAGCGTTTGATACCTTGCTACCGCACATAGCAGAAGATTTCTCAGCATTGTCGTTCAGCCTTGAGTTGCCCTTCCGTTTGCAACGCAATGATGATGCTAAACCCTATAAAAAGCCGGATTTGCTAACGATGCCAGAGATAGAGGACGACTTGGCAACGTCCATTGCCTATTTAAACAAAACAATGAACTTAAAGGAGTGA
- a CDS encoding NAD(P)-dependent oxidoreductase, translating to MNKIAFVGLGSMGLPMAKNLLGSGFEVRGYDMNPKALQALKEAGGEACNSITAAVHQADLLVLMVVNAEQAEQVLSGDGALEALPPQAVVVLMSTCPADSVRELAKTVRASGREFIDAPVSGGVAGAKNGSLTIMAAAPDAVFTQVVPVLKSMGDKLYHVGTEPGQGAVVKTVNQLLCGVHIAVLAEAFSLARKSGVDLQVLLEILSGSAASSWMLKDRGPRMLQSDPPVTSTVDIFVKDLGIVLASGHASKVALPLAAAAQQMFLATSGRGLNNADDSQVITSYDLINGNGSQEGNG from the coding sequence ATGAACAAAATCGCATTTGTCGGGTTGGGCTCGATGGGGTTGCCGATGGCCAAAAATCTATTAGGCTCGGGATTTGAGGTGCGGGGGTATGACATGAACCCCAAGGCACTTCAGGCACTGAAAGAAGCAGGGGGCGAAGCCTGTAACTCGATAACCGCTGCGGTGCATCAAGCCGATCTGTTGGTGCTTATGGTGGTTAATGCAGAACAGGCAGAGCAGGTGTTGTCTGGTGATGGTGCCCTTGAGGCATTACCGCCACAGGCTGTCGTTGTTCTGATGTCGACCTGCCCGGCAGACAGTGTCCGCGAGTTGGCGAAAACGGTGCGGGCATCCGGTCGTGAGTTTATTGATGCACCGGTTTCCGGTGGTGTTGCAGGGGCTAAAAATGGGTCGCTGACAATCATGGCAGCCGCCCCGGATGCTGTGTTTACTCAGGTGGTACCAGTGTTGAAAAGCATGGGTGACAAGCTTTATCACGTCGGAACCGAACCCGGGCAGGGCGCCGTGGTGAAAACGGTCAATCAACTGTTGTGCGGCGTGCATATCGCCGTGCTGGCTGAAGCGTTTTCACTGGCCCGAAAATCCGGTGTGGATTTGCAGGTGTTGCTTGAGATTTTAAGCGGATCTGCGGCCTCAAGCTGGATGCTTAAAGACAGGGGCCCACGAATGTTGCAGTCCGATCCTCCCGTAACGAGTACCGTTGATATTTTCGTCAAAGACCTCGGTATCGTCCTGGCGTCTGGCCATGCAAGCAAAGTGGCGCTTCCGCTTGCAGCGGCTGCACAGCAAATGTTTCTCGCCACATCAGGCCGAGGGCTGAACAATGCCGACGATAGTCAGGTGATTACCAGTTACGACCTCATCAACGGAAATGGTTCACAAGAAGGTAACGGCTAA